A portion of the Chromobacterium sp. IIBBL 290-4 genome contains these proteins:
- a CDS encoding Cof-type HAD-IIB family hydrolase has translation MPYRLIATDLDGTLLDQHHAVTPLTAATLQALRARGVALVLATGRHYRDVRAVREALGVPAYLISSNGARVHGEEDELIFGIDIEAELVREISAPEFSGDVAMHYFMDENWLANRRSPLLDALIREEEPPYAVADLQGHGGEGVYKVLYVAPHEHLLGLERVLRERYGDRLYITFSLDFCLEVMAAGVSKGEALKLVLDKLGLAAETCIAFGDGQNDVELLRTAGHPRLMGNAHARLRGALPDAEQIYHHADSGMARHLREAFALAD, from the coding sequence ATGCCCTACCGCCTGATCGCCACCGACCTGGACGGCACTTTGCTGGACCAGCATCATGCCGTCACGCCGCTGACCGCGGCTACTTTGCAGGCTTTGCGCGCGCGAGGCGTGGCGCTGGTGCTGGCCACGGGACGGCATTATCGCGATGTCCGCGCGGTGCGCGAGGCCTTGGGCGTGCCGGCCTACCTGATCAGCTCCAACGGCGCGCGCGTGCATGGCGAGGAGGACGAGCTGATCTTCGGCATTGATATCGAGGCCGAGCTGGTAAGGGAGATTTCCGCGCCGGAGTTTTCAGGCGATGTCGCCATGCACTACTTCATGGATGAGAACTGGCTGGCCAATCGCCGCTCGCCTTTGCTGGACGCGCTGATCCGGGAGGAGGAGCCGCCTTATGCCGTGGCCGATCTGCAAGGCCATGGCGGGGAGGGCGTCTACAAGGTGCTGTACGTCGCGCCGCATGAACATTTGCTTGGCCTGGAGCGCGTGCTGCGCGAGCGTTACGGCGACAGGCTGTACATCACCTTCTCGCTGGATTTCTGCCTGGAGGTCATGGCTGCGGGCGTGTCCAAGGGCGAAGCCTTGAAGCTGGTGTTGGATAAGCTGGGGCTGGCAGCCGAAACCTGCATCGCCTTCGGCGACGGCCAGAACGATGTCGAGCTGCTGCGCACCGCCGGCCATCCGCGGCTGATGGGCAACGCGCATGCCCGATTGCGCGGCGCGCTGCCCGATGCCGAGCAAATCTATCACCATGCCGATTCCGGCATGGCGCGGCATTTGCGCGAAGCGTTCGCCTTGGCTGATTGA
- a CDS encoding MFS transporter, giving the protein MRNPYFALLQTPGALSLAAAGQFAKLPSAMVGIAVITMLAQSRYSYGEVGAIAATLTLSCAFLGPQIARLADRFGQSRALPPAVALSVLALASLTAASHFHAPSWLLCLLAAVAGCLPNITAMTRARWPNLLQDKSLLPTAFALESVCTEIAFVVGPPIAIGLSLSWFPEAGPMLAIALLIAGIAALLKQKHTEPPAHAVKGDGKSALRHRAVLLLASLMAAMGVIAGTVDVSIVAYAREIGWPGGASLVLSAYALGSCIGGLLFGAVRPNKPPLQLLFYCSAGTALSTLPIAWAGGIASLAFSMLLSGFFFAPSIILALQLVENALPRHKITEGMTWLATGVYLGVAGGASLSGQIIDAASPRQGFLLTLAAGCCVLSISWLCGKRLADTALRDAAAELAEAK; this is encoded by the coding sequence ATGCGCAATCCTTACTTCGCTCTACTCCAAACGCCTGGCGCGCTCTCGCTGGCGGCAGCCGGCCAGTTCGCCAAATTGCCCTCGGCCATGGTCGGCATCGCGGTGATCACCATGCTGGCGCAATCTCGCTACAGTTATGGCGAGGTCGGCGCCATCGCCGCGACGCTGACGCTGTCCTGCGCCTTTCTCGGGCCGCAAATCGCCCGCCTGGCCGACCGTTTCGGCCAAAGCCGCGCCCTGCCGCCGGCCGTCGCCCTCAGCGTGCTGGCGCTGGCCTCGCTGACCGCCGCCAGCCATTTCCACGCGCCGTCTTGGCTGCTTTGCCTGCTCGCGGCAGTCGCAGGCTGTCTGCCCAACATCACGGCGATGACGCGCGCCCGCTGGCCCAATCTGCTGCAGGACAAATCGCTGCTGCCCACCGCCTTCGCGTTGGAAAGCGTCTGCACCGAAATCGCCTTCGTCGTCGGCCCGCCCATCGCCATCGGCTTGAGCTTGTCCTGGTTTCCCGAAGCCGGCCCCATGCTGGCCATCGCGCTGCTCATCGCAGGCATCGCCGCCTTGCTGAAGCAGAAACATACCGAACCACCCGCGCACGCGGTAAAAGGCGACGGCAAGTCCGCCTTGCGGCATAGGGCGGTGCTGCTGCTCGCCAGCCTGATGGCGGCCATGGGCGTCATCGCCGGCACGGTGGACGTTTCCATTGTGGCTTACGCGCGCGAGATCGGCTGGCCGGGCGGCGCCAGCCTGGTGCTGTCCGCTTACGCCCTTGGCTCCTGTATCGGCGGCCTGCTGTTCGGCGCCGTCCGTCCGAACAAGCCGCCACTGCAACTGCTGTTCTATTGCAGCGCCGGCACCGCGCTGTCCACCCTGCCCATCGCCTGGGCCGGCGGCATCGCCTCGCTGGCGTTCTCCATGCTGTTGTCCGGCTTCTTTTTCGCGCCCAGCATCATCCTGGCGCTGCAGCTGGTGGAAAACGCGCTGCCGCGCCACAAAATCACCGAAGGCATGACCTGGCTGGCAACCGGCGTGTATCTCGGCGTGGCGGGCGGCGCGTCGCTGTCGGGCCAAATCATCGACGCCGCCAGCCCCAGGCAAGGCTTTTTGCTGACCCTGGCCGCGGGTTGCTGCGTACTGTCGATTTCCTGGCTATGCGGAAAGCGGCTGGCCGACACGGCGCTGCGCGATGCGGCGGCGGAGTTGGCGGAAGCGAAGTGA
- the maiA gene encoding maleylacetoacetate isomerase — MAERVLYGYYRSSAAYRVRIALNLKGLAYQYRAVNLLKGEQKSPEYLAINPHGLVPLLDDGGVKVAQSLAICEYLDEAYPDGVKLLPADPATRARARSIALAIAADIHPLQNPRVGKHLQMTFGADEEGKTEWTRHWIRTGFDALEQQLAEQPSRYAVGDAISLADICLLPQVFSARRFGVDLAPYPNIVRIADALEAIPAFADAHPSRQPDAV; from the coding sequence ATGGCTGAGCGCGTCCTGTACGGCTACTACCGTTCCAGCGCGGCTTATCGGGTGCGCATCGCGCTGAATCTGAAAGGCTTGGCCTATCAGTATCGCGCGGTGAATCTGCTCAAGGGCGAGCAAAAGAGTCCTGAGTATCTGGCGATCAATCCGCATGGCCTGGTGCCGCTGCTGGATGATGGCGGGGTGAAGGTCGCCCAGTCCTTGGCCATCTGCGAGTATCTGGACGAGGCGTATCCGGACGGCGTCAAGCTGCTGCCCGCCGACCCGGCCACGCGGGCGCGGGCGCGCAGCATCGCGCTCGCCATCGCCGCCGACATCCATCCCTTGCAGAACCCGCGCGTGGGCAAGCACTTGCAGATGACCTTCGGCGCTGACGAAGAGGGAAAAACGGAGTGGACCCGGCATTGGATCCGCACCGGCTTCGACGCGCTGGAACAACAGCTGGCTGAGCAGCCCAGCCGCTACGCAGTGGGCGATGCCATCAGCTTGGCGGACATCTGCCTGCTGCCGCAGGTATTCAGCGCGCGCCGCTTTGGCGTGGACTTGGCGCCGTATCCGAACATCGTTCGGATCGCGGATGCCTTGGAAGCGATACCGGCTTTTGCCGATGCGCATCCATCCCGACAGCCGGATGCCGTGTAG
- a CDS encoding fumarylacetoacetate hydrolase family protein: MKLATYHNHTRDGQLMVVSRDLSRAVAVPAIAATLQAALDNWAHAAPRLQEVYAALNQGQVPDEVSFDAARCLSPLPRAYQWADGSAYLNHVELVRKARGAEVPESFYTDPLMYQGGSDAFLAPTADIPLRDEAWGLDFEGEVAIITGDVPLGAPADEKHIRLLMLVNDVTLRNLIPGELAKGFGFFQSKPATAFSPVAVTPDELGDAWQGGKVNLPLLVDYNGAFYGKPNCGVEMQFNFPQLVAHVSKTRELAAGSIVGSGTISNKDRSVGSCCLAEQRMIETIEQGAAKTPFMKVGDSVRIEMKNAAGQSIFGAIAQTVVKHG; this comes from the coding sequence ATGAAATTAGCCACTTATCACAATCACACCCGCGACGGCCAATTGATGGTCGTCAGCCGCGACCTGAGCCGCGCCGTGGCGGTGCCCGCCATCGCCGCCACCTTGCAAGCCGCCTTGGACAACTGGGCGCATGCCGCGCCGCGGCTGCAGGAAGTGTACGCCGCCTTGAATCAAGGCCAGGTGCCGGACGAGGTGTCCTTCGACGCCGCGCGTTGCCTGAGCCCGCTGCCGCGCGCTTATCAATGGGCCGACGGCAGCGCCTATCTGAACCATGTGGAGCTGGTGCGCAAGGCGCGTGGCGCGGAAGTGCCGGAAAGCTTCTACACCGATCCGCTGATGTACCAGGGCGGTTCCGACGCCTTCCTGGCGCCGACGGCCGACATCCCGCTGCGCGACGAAGCCTGGGGTCTGGATTTCGAAGGCGAAGTGGCGATCATCACCGGCGATGTGCCGCTGGGCGCGCCGGCCGATGAAAAGCACATCCGTCTGTTGATGCTGGTGAACGACGTCACGCTGCGCAACCTGATCCCGGGCGAGCTGGCCAAGGGCTTCGGCTTCTTCCAGAGCAAGCCGGCCACCGCCTTCTCGCCGGTCGCTGTTACCCCCGATGAGCTGGGCGATGCCTGGCAGGGCGGCAAGGTGAACCTGCCGCTGCTGGTGGACTACAACGGCGCTTTCTACGGCAAGCCCAATTGCGGCGTGGAAATGCAGTTCAATTTCCCGCAGCTGGTGGCGCATGTGTCCAAGACGCGCGAACTGGCTGCCGGCTCCATCGTCGGCTCCGGCACCATCTCGAACAAGGACCGCTCGGTGGGCTCCTGCTGCCTGGCCGAGCAGCGCATGATCGAAACCATCGAGCAGGGCGCGGCCAAAACCCCGTTCATGAAGGTGGGTGACAGCGTGCGCATCGAGATGAAGAATGCGGCCGGACAGAGCATTTTCGGCGCCATCGCCCAGACCGTGGTGAAGCATGGCTGA
- a CDS encoding homogentisate 1,2-dioxygenase produces the protein MRKWISFPHREGIISRQAHVDLPAEGIYEREVGRSGFFGPATHMHHKHAPTGWSAWEGPLRPRAFDLNELPHDAAAPWDAPLVLHNAQCKLRLWRCDKAMTQLFRNADGDDLLFIHGGSGELFCDYGHLSYRDGDYILVPRSTSWRIEPASPTTMLLIETSNGAYQLPEKGLVGPHAIFDEAMLDVPAIDDAFKAQQTEDEWQVVIKRRGTLSIVTYPFNPLDAIGWHGNNSVARINWRDIRPLMSHRYHLPPSAHTTFVADGFVVCTFVPRPIESDPGALKVPFYHNNDDYDEVIFYHAGDFFSRDNIKPGMLTFHPAGFTHGPHPKAFAKAMTEPKKFTDEVAVMIDTRDALEQGPGLDRVEWQGYVDSWKPKQA, from the coding sequence ATGCGTAAATGGATCAGTTTCCCGCACCGCGAGGGGATCATCTCGCGCCAGGCGCACGTCGATCTGCCGGCTGAAGGCATTTACGAGCGCGAAGTGGGCCGCAGCGGCTTCTTCGGCCCGGCCACCCATATGCACCACAAGCACGCGCCCACCGGCTGGAGCGCCTGGGAAGGCCCGCTGCGTCCGCGCGCCTTCGACCTGAACGAGCTGCCGCACGACGCGGCCGCGCCCTGGGACGCGCCGCTGGTGTTGCACAATGCCCAGTGCAAGCTGCGCCTGTGGCGCTGCGACAAGGCGATGACCCAGCTGTTCCGCAATGCCGACGGCGACGATCTGCTGTTCATCCACGGCGGCAGCGGCGAGCTGTTCTGCGATTACGGCCACCTGAGCTATCGCGACGGCGACTACATCCTGGTGCCGCGCTCCACCAGCTGGCGCATCGAGCCGGCCAGCCCCACCACCATGCTGCTGATCGAAACCAGCAACGGCGCGTATCAATTGCCCGAAAAAGGCCTGGTGGGCCCGCACGCCATCTTCGACGAGGCGATGCTGGACGTGCCGGCCATCGACGACGCTTTCAAGGCGCAGCAAACCGAAGACGAGTGGCAAGTGGTGATCAAGCGCCGCGGCACCTTGTCCATCGTCACCTACCCCTTCAACCCGCTCGACGCCATCGGCTGGCACGGCAACAACAGCGTGGCGCGGATCAACTGGCGCGACATCCGGCCGTTGATGAGCCATCGCTACCACTTGCCGCCGTCAGCTCACACCACCTTCGTCGCTGACGGCTTCGTGGTATGCACCTTTGTGCCGCGGCCGATAGAGTCCGATCCGGGCGCGCTGAAGGTGCCGTTCTATCACAACAATGACGATTACGATGAAGTGATCTTCTATCATGCCGGCGACTTTTTCAGCCGCGACAACATCAAACCTGGCATGCTGACCTTCCACCCGGCCGGCTTCACCCATGGCCCGCATCCGAAGGCTTTCGCCAAGGCGATGACCGAGCCGAAGAAGTTCACCGACGAGGTGGCGGTGATGATAGACACCCGCGACGCGCTGGAGCAGGGGCCAGGGCTGGATCGCGTGGAGTGGCAGGGCTATGTGGACAGCTGGAAGCCCAAACAGGCCTGA
- the hppD gene encoding 4-hydroxyphenylpyruvate dioxygenase yields MKMEAMLQNPLATDGFEFVEYTAPDAEGVEKLRKLFVSLGFTEIARHRSKDVCLFRQGDINFILNAERSQPASEFAQAHGPSACAMAWRVKDAAKAYEYALAHGAKPYQRPVGAMELNIPAVEGIGGSALYFVDRYGKDKDIYEIDFVPLDGVDQHPYGVGLTEIDHLTHNVARGHMATWADFYTGIANFREIRYFDIEGKLTGLVSKAMTSPCGKIRIPINESSDDKSQIEEFLREYKGEGIQHIALTTEDIYATVETLKAQGTRFLDTPDTYYEKVDVRVPNHGEDVARLKKNSILIDGAPVEGILLQIFTETVIGPIFFEIIQRKGNQGFGEGNFKALFESIEEDQIRRGVLKAD; encoded by the coding sequence ATGAAAATGGAAGCCATGCTGCAAAATCCGCTAGCCACCGACGGATTCGAGTTCGTGGAGTACACCGCCCCGGACGCGGAGGGTGTGGAAAAGCTGCGCAAGCTGTTCGTGTCGCTGGGCTTTACCGAGATCGCCCGCCATCGCAGCAAGGACGTCTGCCTGTTCCGCCAGGGCGACATCAACTTCATCCTGAACGCCGAGCGCAGCCAGCCGGCCAGCGAGTTCGCCCAGGCGCACGGCCCGTCCGCTTGTGCGATGGCCTGGCGCGTCAAGGATGCCGCCAAGGCGTATGAATACGCGCTTGCGCACGGCGCCAAGCCCTATCAGCGCCCGGTGGGCGCGATGGAGCTGAACATTCCGGCCGTGGAAGGCATCGGCGGCTCGGCGCTGTACTTCGTCGATCGCTACGGCAAAGACAAGGACATCTACGAGATCGACTTCGTGCCGCTGGACGGCGTGGATCAGCATCCCTACGGCGTCGGCCTGACCGAAATCGACCACCTGACCCACAATGTGGCGCGCGGCCATATGGCTACCTGGGCCGATTTCTACACCGGCATCGCCAACTTCCGCGAAATCCGCTACTTCGACATCGAAGGCAAGCTGACCGGCCTGGTGTCCAAGGCCATGACCAGCCCTTGCGGCAAGATCCGCATCCCGATCAACGAATCGTCCGACGACAAGAGCCAGATCGAGGAATTCCTGCGCGAATACAAGGGCGAGGGCATCCAGCACATCGCGCTGACCACCGAAGACATCTACGCCACGGTGGAAACGCTGAAGGCGCAGGGCACCCGCTTCCTGGATACCCCGGACACGTATTATGAAAAAGTGGATGTCCGCGTGCCGAATCACGGCGAGGACGTCGCCCGCCTGAAGAAGAACAGCATCCTGATCGACGGCGCGCCGGTGGAAGGCATCCTGTTGCAGATCTTCACCGAAACCGTCATCGGGCCGATCTTCTTCGAGATCATCCAGCGCAAGGGCAACCAGGGCTTCGGCGAAGGCAACTTCAAGGCCTTGTTCGAGTCCATCGAAGAAGACCAGATCCGCCGCGGCGTGTTGAAGGCAGACTGA
- a CDS encoding Lrp/AsnC family transcriptional regulator has protein sequence MPSLTLDKTDLRILAELQHDGRLTNVELAERVALSPSPCLRRLKQLEESGVIRQYVALLDPAHIGLGLQAWVRVTLEKRGNLHLQSFIDAVQNWPEVINCFAMTGEMDYLLQVYFEDMEHFSRFVMDELLQHPGVEDVKSSFVLKEIKRTTALPLGQMRSI, from the coding sequence ATGCCAAGTCTCACATTAGACAAGACAGACTTGCGTATTCTGGCCGAATTACAGCATGACGGCCGACTAACCAACGTCGAGCTGGCCGAACGCGTCGCCCTATCGCCTTCGCCTTGTCTGCGCCGGCTGAAACAGTTGGAAGAGTCGGGCGTGATTCGCCAATACGTCGCCCTGCTCGACCCTGCCCATATCGGTCTGGGGCTGCAGGCCTGGGTGCGTGTCACGCTGGAAAAGCGCGGCAACCTGCATCTGCAAAGCTTCATCGATGCGGTGCAAAACTGGCCGGAAGTCATCAATTGCTTCGCGATGACCGGAGAAATGGACTACCTGCTGCAGGTGTACTTCGAAGACATGGAGCACTTCTCGCGCTTCGTGATGGACGAGTTGCTGCAGCACCCTGGCGTGGAAGACGTGAAGTCGAGTTTCGTGCTGAAAGAAATCAAACGCACCACGGCCCTGCCGCTGGGCCAGATGCGCAGCATTTGA